In Maniola jurtina chromosome 2, ilManJurt1.1, whole genome shotgun sequence, the following proteins share a genomic window:
- the LOC123872165 gene encoding queuine tRNA-ribosyltransferase accessory subunit 2 — protein MRFLIKQTGSGSERIGNLTCFLRSPGAEIETPTAALFTQGGSVVHLTAEVLSQVFSNTKLLWLPLSNSIQLENGVKAQNDGVAKFAGLPEHVTCTTLHSLSEVTPSGHFELDRAPLWTKNGKKMVSADRYMDVMEIFKPDIILAIADGRTSLNEGSKRISKSVERSYSMLKTCVDRYKASKELKNSSLVGVVVGTGNPKRCDDSIQNILKHVDSLTGIALQGILDGTEESMNVDTEKLNEILDKVGKVFPKDLVRLFEGHWNPSIIMLAIQHGWDVFDGSYPVKLTNAGLAMKLNFDVTKDVDTMYLLDMVDERYKEDFTPILEGCECLTCRKHTRAYIRHLLNTREMLASVLLSIHNLHHFDQMFYHTRQHIAANTFAVFKQHITKQCEMLKNSAPDRYKGSNGPNMQTEKLSAQQNKKKRVSEINSNNIISNGI, from the exons ATGCGCTTTTTAATCAAGCAAACGGGTAGCGGTAGTGAGCGTATAGGTAACCTCACATGTTTTCTGAGATCACCCGGCGCGGAAATTGAAACACCCACTGCAGCTTTGTTTACACAG GGTGGCAGCGTAGTCCATTTAACAGCAGAAGTTTTATCTCAAGTATTTTCCAATACTAAGTTACTATGGCTTCCTCTTTCAAATTCAATACAATTAGAGAATGGTGTGAAAGCGCAAAATGATGGAGTGGCAAAGTTTGCTGGCTTGCCAGAACATGTGACATGTACAACTTTGCACAGTTTGTCTGAAGTAACACCATCTGGACACTTTGAGCTTGATAGAGCACCCTTGTGGACAAAGAATGGGAAGAAAATGGTATCGGCTGATAG ATATATGGATGTAATGGAAATATTCAAACCAGACATAATTTTGGCGATTGCAGATGGCCGCACTTCTCTCAATGAAGGGAGCAAGCGGATATCCAAGTCAGTGGAAAGGAGCTATAGCATGCTCAAAACATGTGTGGACCGCTATAAGGCTTCAAAGGAGCTAAAGAACAGTTCTCTTGTAG GTGTTGTAGTAGGAACCGGAAACCCAAAGAGATGTGATGATAGTATACAGAATATTTTGAAACATGTTGATAGTTTAACTGGAATTGCACTTCAAGGGATTCTAGATGGGACAGAAGAGTCTATGAATGTTGATACTGAGAAATTGAATGAAATTTTAGATAAAGTTGGA AAAGTGTTCCCCAAAGACTTAGTTCGTCTATTTGAAGGGCATTGGAACCCTAGTATAATAATGTTAGCGATACAACACGGATGGGATGTGTTTGACGGATCCTATCCTGTGAAACTTACCAATGCTGGTCTTGCGATGAAGTTGAACTTTGATGTTACCAAAGATGTTGATACTATGTACCTCCTGGATATGGTTGATGAAAg ATATAAAGAAGACTTCACACCAATTTTGGAGGGGTGCGAATGTCTAACATGCAGGAAACATACTCGAGCGTATATTCGACACTTGTTAAACACGCGGGAAATGCTGGCGTCTGTTTTATTGAGCAT ACATAATCTTCACCACTTTGATCAAATGTTCTACCACACACGTCAACACATCGCCGCAAACACGTTTGCAGTATTCAAGCAACATATCACCAAGCAGTGTGAAATGTTAAAAAACTCCGCGCCAGATCGATATAAGGGCTCAAACGGACCTAACATGCAGACGGAAAAACTAAGCGCTCAACAGAATAAGAAGAAACGTGTGAGTGAAATAAAtagcaataatataattagtaatgGTATTTAA
- the LOC123872509 gene encoding odorant receptor 22b-like, producing the protein MAAPKLSHCFELNFLLLKILGIWPGKNPHRYYKYYAIFILCLICFCYNSFMIVNIFFTPMIVEKMILEIVFLFTQFTVIGKVFMIYHKRKNLLAALAVLNCESFKYKDEESKEIIERHVLKYQMGWKIYMSLGQIAYFAKVFMPILMHLIFNSAVELPICKYSFLDDELVHRYFIFLFIYQSVALYFNMMFDLIIDALIAGLLYMAIIQVKVVKHDLKNLRIIKKKNSFSEEDELQFTLLNKYLKHYEIILNYCNLVQDILGMAMFVQFSFTSVMICIILCRLLLPWTIDFGLFIITYLCLINSEIFLPSWLGTELNYESADLVSAAYNSEWIPRSERYKRSLKLFMTRATTSITITGSRIFPLTLDTYISIVKLAYSFFTLVRNFQDPKEN; encoded by the exons ATGGCCGCGCCAAAGTTGTCGCATTGCTTTGAATTAAATTTCTTACTTCTCAAAATATTGGGAATTTGGCCAGGCAAGAATCCGCACAGATACTACAAATACTATGCGATTTTTATTCTCTGtcttatttgtttttgttacaATTCATTTATGATTGTCAATATCTTTTTTACACCGATGATAGTTGAAAAAATGATCCTAGAAATCGTCTTTTTGTTTACTCAATTCACAGTAATTGGCAAAGTTTTCATGATTTATCATAAGCGAAAGAATCTTTTAGCTGCTTTAGCTGTACTAAATTGTGAATCTTTTAAATACAAAGATGAAGAAAGCAAAGAAATTATCGAAAGACACGTTTTAAAGTACCAAATGGGTTGGAAAATATACATGTCTTTAGGGCAGATTGCGTATTTTGCGAAAGTGTTTATGCCGATCTTAATGCATTTGATATTCAATTCGGCAGTGGAATTGCCGATATGCAAGTACAGTTTCTTGGACGATGAACTTGTCCatcgttattttatatttttgttcatATACCAGTCAGTTGCATTGTACTTCAATATGATGTTCGATTTAATTATCGATGCGTTGATCGCTGGATTGTTGTATATGGCAATCATACAGGTTAAAGTGGTAAAACATGACCTGAAAAatttaagaattattaaaaagaaaaatagctTTTCAGAGGAAGATGAACTTCAATTTACTTTACTCAATAAATATTTGAAGCATTATGAAATAATACTAAA TTATTGCAACCTGGTTCAAGACATTTTGGGGATGGCAATGTTTGTTCAATTTTCCTTCACATCGGTTATGATTTGTATCATATTATGCAGATTGCTTCtg CCGTGGACAATAGATTTTGGtttgtttattattacttatctgTGTTTGATAAATTCAGAAATATTTCTACCATCCTGGCTTGGAACAGAGCTGAATTACGAG AGTGCTGATCTAGTCTCGGCGGCTTACAATAGTGAGTGGATACCAAGATCGGAGCGTTACAAACGAAGCCTTAAACTTTTCATGACGCGGGCGACCACTAGCATCACGATCACAGGCTCGAGGATCTTCCCACTAACACTTGATACCTATATTTCG ATTGTGAAGCTCGCTTATTCATTCTTTACTCTCGTCCGGAATTTTCAAGATCCGAAAGAGAATTAA